One genomic segment of Triticum urartu cultivar G1812 unplaced genomic scaffold, Tu2.1 TuUngrouped_contig_4314, whole genome shotgun sequence includes these proteins:
- the LOC125527646 gene encoding F-box protein At5g65850-like, which translates to MPAGGGEASNGRAGKEQSHPPAIRRRDESRPAPPFPAVASQEKRKQRKQRQPAAAEASVSSEGPLAEILARLPYRSLCRFQCVSKQWAELCSDLIRSIKTAPQTLSGFFHNNLAGNLCFSNLSGGRPLVDASLPFLRESYQRFKLQQCSTSLLLCKCWESEDDDEFDFVVCNPMTEQWAVLPPIKWQPGEDDEGTECFDLMYPFLVFDPAAPSRFVVFAPLMESVDIVAVYSHETGQWAPSSGWEDIAYPAVNPECAVLLNGMMHFLHLTVDEPLIAVLDMEGEVSREIAVPDDMLGAIPGYGSVGCSQGLLHAWYMDPHDYELSVWVLKDYATEEWTLKHTVDVPPLFGETESDEEEDYRRQEDGAHKYDVFAIHPEHNVIFLTDWKEVNLSYDMDSRQVHPMCTTGDFLGGLPFIPCFADLARPLQKSLF; encoded by the exons ATGCCCGCCGGGGGAGGAGAAGCAAGCAATGGCCGCGCGGGGAAGGAGCAGAGCCACCCGCCGGCGATCCGCCGCCGCGACGAGTCCCGTCCTGCGCCGCCGTTCCCCGCCGTAGCTTCGCAG GAGAAGAGGAAGCAGAGGAAGCAGAGGcaaccggcggcggcggaggcgagcgTCTCCTCCGAGGGCCCCCTCGCCGAGATCCTGGCGCGGCTGCCCTACCGGTCGCTCTGCCGCTTCCAGTGCGTCTCCAAGCAGTGGGCCGAGCTCTGCTCCGACCTCATCAGAAGCATCAAGACGGCGCCGCAGACCCTCTCCGGATTCTTCCACAACAACTTGGCCGGGAACCTCTGCTTCAGCAATTTGTCCGGCGGACGCCCGCTGGTCGACGCTTCGCTCCCGTTCCTGCGTGAGAGCTACCAAAGATTCAAGCTCCAGCAATGCTCCACCAGCCTCCTCCTCTGCAAGTGCTGGGAATCGGAAGACGACGACGAATTCGACTTTGTCGTGTGCAACCCAATGACCGAGCAGTGGGCCGTGCTGCCTCCTATAAAATGGCAACCGGGCGAAGACGATGAAGGCACCGAATGTTTCGACCTGATGTATCCCTTCCTGGTTTTCGATCCGGCCGCTCCGTCTCGTTTCGTGGTGTTTGCGCCCCTCATGGAGTCGGTCGACATCGTGGCGGTATACTCTCATGAGACCGGACAATGGGCTCCGAGCAGTGGGTGGGAAGACATAGCGTATCCCGCCGTCAATCCGGAATGCGCCGTCCTCCTCAATGGCATGATGCATTTTCTTCATTTGACGGTCGACGAGCCTTTGATAGCCGTGCTGGATATGGAGGGGGAGGTTTCTCGGGAAATTGCTGTCCCAGATGACATGCTAGGAGCCATACCCGGTTATGGTTCGGTGGGGTGCTCTCAGGGACTCTTGCATGCTTGGTATATGGATCCCCATGATTACGAACTCtctgtgtgggtgctcaaggatTATGCTACCGAAGAGTGGACCCTAAAGCACACCGTCGACGTTCCGCCGCTCTTTGGAGAAACGGAATCCGATGAAGAAGAGGATTATCGTCGCCAAGAGGATGGGGCCCATAAGTATGATGTGTTTGCAATTCATCCGGAGCATAATGTTATCTTCCTTACTGACTGGAAGGAGGTAAATCTGTCGTACGATATGGACAGCAGGCAAGTGCATCCCATGTGCACCACTGGAGATTTCCTCGGTGGTCTACCTTTTATTCCCTGCTTTGCGGATTTGGCTCGACCTTTGCAAAAATCACTCTTCTAG